A single region of the Garra rufa chromosome 6, GarRuf1.0, whole genome shotgun sequence genome encodes:
- the LOC141337458 gene encoding protein FAM83G-like, giving the protein MALSQVQCLDDNHVNWRLNESKPEFFYSEDQRLAIESLISKGRDAFDAFVKEHELRPFLSEPELERLRRSIEDYKPGSEHQKPDGMTVGDETFSLQYWPDRSDTSIPNLDLGWPDCNSYRGVTRVNVYTQPPLDGQTHIKEVVRKAIAQAQKMIAVVMDVFTDVDIFKDLIEAGFRKKVAIYIIIDIAAVQDFLLMCERANMHRGHLNHLRVRCIGGAEFYTRSAQKVCGSLSQKFMFVDGDRAVSGSYSFTWTASRLDRNIVTVLTGQAVETFDKQFRDLYLNSRGVNLSKIPLADPPEPDPAPIAVPPPVSVTVARKLINPKYALCNIDASSKASSDKASAKNSNTKNPMVQLSKPQRELMEQPQKHPGLVGLPKADLILYLPIWPEPDPPSDVIGFINIRDTSKPAPVHLMRSQMFETSQAIRFKDPYTAPPEEPLPEKAILRPKPSQFSKTDANVHSSTQPQPGTDQDTPTSTPHSPSSPIQQEEPNPNPPSQEQQSNPEPTEFKQASEMPMPKPRTIQLVVNTPEGSEDPEVTLVRRDQNQTKDENTDARDNDADSTAVICANSLKDKDENSTMSDEYYECTDSDSSDKLPNGRLTGSGRVGDHNVGDALNVMARFSQSMLDLRSEDVAQNTVEKNLLNLQNRDKTKLNQMVSKSPVRDVNGRAKVVIAKPGVFHRPPKSSTHVIGGHRYWQGKANADVPLNGSGQKNLNRSGRSPRRPKPTHPADGLRTGQTRAQRLIHSQSLSPAHRASQTKSPSPRRRVETCVPLGISLSKLAGCNHLRGKVPVNVSVIALGDKLLTQMHNKN; this is encoded by the exons ATGGCTCTCTCTCAGGTTCAGTGTCTTGATGACAATCATGTGAACTGGCGTCTGAATGAATCCAAACCGGAGTTTTTTTACAGCGAGGATCAGCGGCTTGCGATTGAATCGCTTATTTCCAAAGGACGCGACGCGTTTGACGCCTTTGTGAAAGAGCACGAACTGCGTCCTTTCCTGTCGGAACCCGAACTCGAGCGGTTGCGTCGGAGCATAGAAGATTATAAACCCGGTTCTGAGCATCAGAAACCAGATGGTATGACAGTGGGAGATGAAACGTTTTCTTTGCAGTATTGGCCGGACCGCTCTGATACCTCTATACCGAATCTGGACCTCGGATGGCCAGACTGCAATTCTTACCGCGGAGTGACGCGCGTCAATGTGTACACGCAGCCGCCACTGGACGGACAGACGCATATAAAAGAGGTTGTGAGAAAGGCCATCGCGCAGGCACAGAAG ATGATTGCGGTGGTAATGGACGTTTTTACAGACGTCGACATTTTTAAGGATCTAATAGAGGCTGGATTTAGAAAGAAAGTAGCTATATACATTATTATAGATATTGCAGCTGTACAGGACTTCCTACTTATGTGTGAGAGAGCCAACATGCACCGAGGACACCTCAAT CATCTGCGGGTGCGATGCATTGGTGGTGCAGAATTCTATACACGCTCCGCTCAGAAGGTGTGTGGCTCGTTGAGTCAGAAATTCATGTTTGTGGATGGAGATCGTGCTGTGTCTGGATCATACAG CTTTACATGGACCGCTTCTCGCTTGGACCGCAACATCGTTACAGTCCTGACAGGACAGGCTGTTGAAACTTTTGACAAGCAGTTCCGCGACCTATACCTGAACTCTCGTGGGGTCAACCTTAGCAAAATCCCATTGGCGGACCCTCCGGAGCCTGACCCTGCCCCAATTGCAGTCCCTCCCCCTGTTTCTGTAACTGTTGCAAGAAAACTAATTAACCCCAAATATGCATTATGTAATATTGATGCTTCAAGCAAAGCCTCTTCAGACAAGGCTAGTGCCAAGAACAGCAACACCAAGAATCCTATGGTCCAGCTTTCCAAGCCTCAACGGGAGCTGATGGAACAGCCGCAAAAGCACCCAGGACTTGTCGGTCTGCCAAAGGCAGATCTTATTCTCTACTTGCCCATCTGGCCAGAGCCAGACCCACCCAGTGATGTTATTGGGTTTATTAATATCCGTGATACGAGCAAGCCAGCGCCGGTGCATTTAATGCGCTCGCAAATGTTTGAAACATCTCAAGCAATCCGTTTTAAAGACCCTTATACTGCCCCACCTGAGGAGCCATTACCAGAAAAGGCAATTCTTCGTCCTAAACCATCACAGTTTTCTAAAACGGATGCAAACGTACACTCAAGCACACAACCTCAGCCAGGGACTGATCAGGATACACCAACCAGTACACCCCATTCGCCAAGCTCACCAATCCAGCAAGAAGAACCCAATCCAAACCCTCCTTCACAGGAGCAGCAGTCCAACCCTGAACCAACAGAATTCAAACAAGCTTCGGAAATGCCTATGCCCAAGCCACGCACCATTCAGTTGGTGGTTAACACCCCGGAGGGCTCTGAAGACCCAGAGGTCACTTTAGTCAGAAGGGACCAAAACCAGACAAAGGATGAAAACACGGACGCTCGAGACAACGATGCCGACAGCACCGCCGTTATCTGTGCAAATTCGTTAAAGGATAAAGATGAGAATTCCACCATGTCAGATGAATACTATGAATGTACTGACTCCGATAGCAGCGACAAACTTCCTAACGGAAGGTTAACGGGTTCAGGTCGTGTCGGAGACCACAATGTCGGAGATGCACTTAACGTGATGGCCCGCTTCTCTCAATCCATGCTGGACTTGAGATCGGAAGACGTCGCGCAAAACACTGTGGAGAAAAATCTCCTGAACTTGCAGAACAGAGATAAAACAAAG CTTAACCAGATGGTCTCCAAGTCACCAGTTCGAGACGTTAATGGCCGTGCCAAAGTGGTGATTGCTAAACCTGGAGTTTTCCATAGACCTCCTAAAAGCAGCACCCATGTGATCGGGGGCCACAGGTACTGGCAGGGGAAGGCAAATGCTGACGTCCCCTTAAATGGATCGGGCCAAAAAAACCTAAACCGCTCCGGCCGGTCCCCTAGAAGACCAAAGCCCACCCATCCAGCAGATGGACTGCGAACCGGCCAAACACGCGCTCAGCGGCTCATACACTCTCAATCTCTCTCTCCCGCTCATCGGGCCTCTCAAACAAAGTCCCCGTCTCCTCGTAGACGGGTCGAGACTTGTGTGCCATTAGGAATATCTTTATCTAAGCTCGCAGGCTGCAACCACCTCAGGGGGAAGGTTCCAGTAAACGTGTCTGTCATTGCTTTGGGGGATAAATTGCTGACACAGATGCACAATAAAAATTAA